The following nucleotide sequence is from Juglans microcarpa x Juglans regia isolate MS1-56 chromosome 6D, Jm3101_v1.0, whole genome shotgun sequence.
ATCTCTATATCTTCAACATTCCAAGCATGTCTAGTAAACCCATGAGCTGTCTCATTTCTTAGTCGATTAACATATTGAATGTTACACTCCGTAAATGGATGAATGAGTCTTTTTGTTTCCTACACTAAAAGTATTTGTGGTGCATATGAAACATTGATATCCTGAAGCTTAGAAACCATCATCAAGCAGTCATTTTCAATTATAAGCTTTTCTATCCCCATGTTTGCACATGACTACAGGCCTTGGAACATGGCTAGAATTTCAATAGTAGCAAGATCTGAAACCTCGTCTTCTACTTCACTAGCTGACATCACAACATCCCCTTTTGTATCTGTGAGAATGATGCCCACCCCAACCTTCTTTTGATCACAAAACATTGCACCAGCCACATTCAGTTTTAGAAAATCTACTGATGGGGGTTGCCACCTATAGCTTGTCTTCTGTTGAGAAACTGGGACTTGCCTCATGAATCATGATATTAGGAACTTTTTTCATTGAGAAAGCAAACTCTATCACCTGATGTGGTTCCATGCATACTTTTTCATGcaccattttatttcttctaagCCAAAAGCCCCATGCAAGTAGTGCAAAATTGGCCAGCTCATCAATCGTGCCTTCTTCCTTAATGCGCAAAGCCACTTCCCTTAATGACATATTTTGATCCACATTTTGTATAAGAGGAACATATCTGACCCAGTGATCATGAATACTTGGATAGTTCAGAAGGGCATGTGGTATATCCTCCATTTTGTCTTTGCAGAAAATACATTTATCATCCACATCAATCTGTCTTCTTCTAAGATTTTTGAAAGTTGGAAGTCCGTCCCTACATGTTCTCCATGCAAATACTTTAACTTTACTGGGAATCTTCAACTTTCATAAGGTAAACCATAATGAGTTTTGGATTCTAGCATTCGAGATTTCCCCTATGCTCTCACCTTTGCTAGCTCTAAAAAGTCGATAGCCACTTTGTGTTTCAATCAGTCAGTTCTCCCACATTGGCTTCAGTTGATGCGAATTCTACATAGGCAGACTCCCTTTCTGGATTTGGATGGCCTGGTACCCAGTAGTCCTTCCAAATCCTAACAGACTTGCCATTCCCTATGCTCCACCTGCCTCCTTTGAGAAGGAGATTCATAGCTTCCCAAATTCCCTTCCAAGCATAAGAGGGGTTAGTACCTATAGAGGCATAAAAATAATGAGCTTTTGGAAAATACTTTGCCTTGTAGATTTTCTGCAGCAGGCTTCCATCTTCTTGCAAGATTCTCCACCCTTGCTTAGCCAGCAATGCCATATTAAAAACTCGTAGATCTTTAAAACTAAGTCCACCTTTATTTTTGGATTCACACATTTTTGCCCAACTGACCCAGTGAatcttcctctcttcctttctctgaCTCCACCAGAATATGGCCAACATGTTTTCAAGCGCTGCCTATAGACCGCCTGGTAGCTTGAAACAACTCATAGTGTAAGTTGGGATAGATAGTGCCACTACTTTGATCAACACCTCTCTTCCCCCTTGAGAGAACATGTGTTCCTTCCAGTTTTGTAACTCCCTTCCACATTCAAAGTTAAttctctcttgaaaaatatatctCCATCATATCACACTCAAGATTAAATACAGTTGAGTCCATTGGTGTGGACGTGTTCATTGGCTAGAAGATTTTCGGAGCTGCCATTGACGCAGAGATTGAGaagtttttgtgaaaatttatagAAAGGTGGGAGTTCCGGCACTGCATGCAGTGTGGAGAGATATAGTGGGTAACTCATGGTATTGCAAGCTAGGTTTAGCtattacaaaggttttgtgaatGTTCCTAAAATGGTTGTAATAAACTAAagtttctatagtggatttgagGTAATGACTTatacccggagtggttttagattttgaaggcGTTCTCAAATGAGTTTCAACTTCGTGGCCAAATTATtatgttgattatttgtgtgttttgttccatt
It contains:
- the LOC121235471 gene encoding uncharacterized mitochondrial protein AtMg00310-like, whose translation is MLAIFWWSQRKEERKIHWVSWAKMCESKNKGGLSFKDLRVFNMALLAKQGWRILQEDGSLLQKIYKAKYFPKAHYFYASIGTNPSYAWKGIWEAMNLLLKGGRWSIGNGKSVRIWKDYWVPGHPNPERESAYVEFASTEANVGELTD